A section of the Ammospiza caudacuta isolate bAmmCau1 chromosome 28, bAmmCau1.pri, whole genome shotgun sequence genome encodes:
- the CILP2 gene encoding cartilage intermediate layer protein 2 yields the protein MARVAQLARVAPMARLAQLLVVLAMLGASYAARVAEPLENESEPGKAGTGGKPWKATLDLEELDLGTAGKGAAWTSWFNIDHPGGDGDHESLAAIRFYYGDRVCARPVAIQARSTEWHLPEALGQVVHASPERGFRCLHREQPAGTACANYHVRFLCPLDHVYWSHWSPWSPCSRSACGTRGTQSRSRRCGSARSPAPLRELRCRGKATERRPCSAGPCPEPTWTEWGAWGPCSRSCGRSGTRVRRRSCRTAKNPPCPGRATEVQKCRPPPCPGNATGAPSAVPPLPTGSEPPAGCPGHTLRGTVATAAGVALPGTRVYLEGHPPVLLARSDARGRFSASGLCPGPAANISAHRDGFAPGLAPITVTNGSGVAEAHLRLHRLEKPHMVLQPAARVREAGQDVTFCCKASGTPAPQKYYWYHNGTLLEGTAERSSGRLALRGLALEQAGTYHCKASSEAGAIRSAPAQLTVLAPGQQSCRAEPEPSLVELPSECPQDASGSRYYNVGRCPASPCPGGPAEPSGCGGESGLCCGVRRMELRQVPCAGSVLPLKVVAECGCGPCAQPRVLVQGRVTAADTGEPLRFGHIFLGGRKVGFTSYQGSFTIEVPPDTQRLVARFVDGQQRLVDAVKVLPFDPRGGAVYQEVKMLRKKEPVELDGGRNNAIPLGEAGGREPVGELVLPAGAFLRPSGEVFNGTVKASVTFVDPRDVGTASAASSDLSFANAEGEIVPLRTYGMFAVDFREGESGTALQAGPVQVRMDAGQVWMAEHLQKMKLWSLNPESGLWEEEAELRPAGGGRRRRREERTFLVGNLEIRERRLFNLDVPEDRRCFVKVRAYSNEKFNPYEQLEGVVVSLINLEPQPGFPSNPRAWGRFDSAVTGPNGACLPAFCDARHPDAYTALVTATLGGEELEAVASSPKLNPNAVGVAQPYLNKLGYRRSDHEDPALKKTAFQINVAKPDPNNVDENNGPVYSYRSLRECEEAPVSANHLRFYRVEVDKYEYNVVPFKESDVTSWTGDYLAWWPNPQEFRACYIKVQLQGPQEYMVRSRNVGGSHPRTRDQLYGLRDSRSVRDPLLDDTSGACVEFKCGGMLFDQSLADRTLVSIVPQGSCRRTAINGLLRDYLSRHPPLADNNHTGAFSMLAPLDPLGHNYGIYTVTDQNPRLAKEIAIGRCFAGTSDGFSREMRAGQGTAVTFECQERPAGRESLFQRLLSSPAEALADIRREMGSSELRRAPPEVMDFASGAPSGPAGTRRTPSSQRRPGRPRGQP from the exons ATGGCACgggtggcacagctggcacgGGTGGCACCGATGGCACGGttggcacagctgctggtggtgctggcGATGCTGGGAGCCTCGTATGCTGCCAGGGTGGCAG agccgCTGGAGAACGAGTCGGAGCCGGGCAAGGCTGGCACGGGTGGGAAGCCCTGGAAAGCCACACTtgacctggaggagctggaccTGGGCACGGCAG GCAAAGGCGCCGCCTGGACCTCGTGGTTCAACATCGACCACCCGGGCGGTGACGGTGACCACGAGAGCCTGGCGGCCATCAGGTTCTACTACGGGGACCGCGTGTGTGCCCGGCCCGTGGCCATCCAGGCGCGCAGCACCGAGTGGCACCTGCCCGAGGCCCTGGGACAGGTGGTCCATGCCAGTCCCGAGCGCGGCTTCCGCTGCCTGCACCGCGAGCAGCCGGCGGGCACCGCCTGTGCCAACTACCACGTGCGCTTCCTGTGCCCGCTGG ATCACGTGTACTGGTCGCACTGGTCCCCGTGGAGCCCCTGCTCGCGCAGCGCCTGCGGCACCCGGGGCACGCagagccgctcccggcgctgcggcagcgcccgcagcccggccccgctccgggaGCTCCGGTGCCGCGGCAAAGCCACCGAGCGGCGGCCCTGCAGCGCCGGGCCCTGCCCAG AGCCCACCTGGACGGAATGGGGCGCTTGGGGTCCGTGTTCCCGCAGCTGCGGCCGCTCGGGGACGCGCGTCCGGCGCCGGAGCTGCCGCACGGCCAAGAACCCGCCGTGTCCCGGCCGTGCCACCGAGGTGCAGAAATGCCGCCCGCCCCCGTGCCCAGGTAACGCCACCGGTGCCCCCTCGGCGGTGCCCCCGCTGCCCACGGGCTCGGAGCCCCCCGCGGGCTGCCCCGGGCACACGCTGCGGGGCACGGTGGCGACAGCGGCCGGGGTGGCACTGCCGGGTACCCGCGTGTACCTGGAGGGCCACCCGCCCGTGCTGCTGGCCCGCAGCGATGCCCGCGGGCGCTTCTcggcctcggggctgtgcccgggcCCAGCCGCCAACATCAGCGCCCACCGGGATGGCTTCGCCCCGGGGCTGGCACCCATCACCGTCACCAACGGCTCGGGCGTGGCCGAGGCGCACCTGAGGCTGCACCGGCTCG AGAAACCCCACATGGTTCTGCAGCCCGCGGCCAGGGTGCGGGAGGCCGGGCAGGACGTGACCTTCTGCTGCAAAGCCTCGGGCACCCCCGCGCCCCAGAAATATTACTG GTACCACAACGGGACGCTGCTGGAGGGGACAGCGGAGCGCAGCAGCGGCCGCCTGGCGCTGCGGGGgctggcactggagcaggctggcaCCTACCACTGCAAAGCCAGCTCCGAGGCGGGCGCCATCCGCTCGGCGCCCGCGCAGCTCACCGTGCTGG ccccgggccagcagagctgcagggcgGAGCCGGAGCCCAGCCTGGTGGAGCTGCCCAGCGAGTGCCCGCAGGACGCCAGCGGCTCCCGCTACTACAACGTGGGGCGCTGCCCGGCCTCGCCGTGCCCGGGCGGCCCCGCCGAGCCCTCGGGCTGCGGGGGAGAGTCGGGGCTGTGCTGCGGCGTGCGCAGGATGGAGCTGCGGCAGGTGCCGTGCGCCGGCTCCGTGCTGCCCCTCAAAGTGGTGGCCGAGTGCGGCTGCGGGCCGTGCGCGCAGCCCCGGGTGCTGGTGCAGGGCCGGGTGACGGCGGCCGACACCGGGGAGCCGCTGCGCTTCGGCCACATCTTCCTGGGAGGCAGGAAGGTGGGCTTCACCAGCtaccagggctccttcaccaTCGAGGTGCCGCCCGACACGCAGCGCCTCGTCGCTCGCTTCGTGGATGGCCAGCAGCGCTTGGTGGACGCCGTCAAGGTGCTGCCCTTCGACCCGCGGGGAGGAGCCGTGTACCAGGAGGTGAAGATGCTGCGCAAGAAGGAGCCGGTGGAGCTGGACGGAGGGCGGAACAACGCCATCCCCCTGGGCGAGGCCGGCGGCCGGGAGCCCGTCGGGGAGCTGGTGCTGCCGGCCGGAGCCTTCCTGCGCCCGTCCGGGGAGGTTTTCAACGGCACCGTCAAGGCCAGCGTCACCTTCGTGGACCCCAGGGACGTGGGCACGGCCAGCGCCGCCTCCAGCGACCTGAGCTTCGCCAACGCCGAGGGCGAGATCGTGCCCCTGCGCACCTATGGCATGTTTGCAGTGGATTTCCGCGAGGGCGAGAGCGGCACGGCGCTGCAGGCTGGGCCCGTGCAGGTGAGGATGGACGCGGGGCAGGTGTGGATGGCCGAGCACCTGCAGAAGATGAAGCTGTGGTCCTTGAACCCCGAGAGCGGCCtgtgggaggaggaggcggaGCTGCGGCCGGCCGGGGGcgggcggaggaggaggagggaggagaggacaTTCCTGGTGGGCAACCTGGAGATCCGTGAGCGGCGCCTCTTCAACCTGGACGTGCCCGAGGATCGCCGCTGCTTCGTCAAGGTCAGGGCCTACAGCAACGAGAAGTTCAACCCCTACGAGCAGCTGGAAGGGGTGGTGGTGAGCCTCATCAACCTGGAGCCGCAGCCCGGCTTCCCCAGCAACCCGCGGGCCTGGGGCCGCTTCGACAGCGCCGTCACCGGCCCCAACGGCGCCTGCCTGCCCGCCTTCTGCGACGCCCGGCACCCCGACGCCTACACGGCCCTGGTGACGGCCACGCTGGGCGGGGAGGAGCTGGAAGCCGTGGCCTCCAGCCCCAAGCTGAACCCCAATGCCGTGGGGGTGGCGCAGCCCTACCTGAACAAGCTGGGCTACCGCCGCTCGGACCACGAGGACCCGGCGCTCAAGAAGACGGCGTTCCAGATCAACGTGGCCAAACCCGACCCCAACAACGTGGACGAGAACAACGGCCCCGTGTACTCCTACCGGAGCCTGCGGGAGTGCGAGGAGGCGCCGGTCAGCGCCAACCACCTGCGCTTCTACCGCGTGGAGGTGGACAAGTACGAGTACAACGTGGTGCCCTTCAAGGAGAGCGACGTCACCTCCTGGACCGGTGACTACCTGGCGTGGTGGCCCAACCCGCAGGAGTTCCGGGCGTGCTACATCaaggtgcagctgcaggggccGCAGGAGTACATGGTGAGGTCCAGGAACGTCGGGGGCAGCCACCCCCGCACGCGGGACCAGCTCTACGGGCTGCGGGACAGCCGGAGCGTGCGGGACCCGCTGCTGGACGACACCTCGGGCGCCTGCGTGGAGTTCAAGTGCGGCGGGATGCTCTTCGACCAGAGCCTGGCCGACAGGACCCTGGTGTCCATCGTGCCGCAGGGCAGCTGCCGCCGCACGGCCATCAACGGGCTCCTGCGGGACTACCTGAGCCGCCACCCGCCGCTGGCCGACAACAACCACACCGGGGCCTTCTCCATGCTGGCCCCGCTGGACCCGCTGGGCCACAACTACGGCATCTACACCGTCACGGACCAGAACCCGCGGCTGGCCAAGGAGATCGCCATCGGCCGCTGCTTCGCGGGCACCTCGGACGGCTTCTCCAGGGAGATGCGGGCGGGCCAGGGCACAGCCGTCACCTTCGAGTGCCAGGAGCGGCCGGCGGGCAGGGAGAGCCTCTTCCAGCGGCTGCTGAGCTCCCCGGCCGAGGCGCTGGCCGACATCCGCAGGGAGATGGGGAGCTCCGAGCTGCGCCGCGCTCCCCCCGAGGTGATGGACTTCGCCTCCGGAGCCCCGTCCGGGCCCGCGGGCACCCGCCGGACCCCCAGCAGCCAGCGGAGACCGGGCCGGCCGCGGGGACAGCCCTGA